In Arthrobacter ramosus, one DNA window encodes the following:
- a CDS encoding GGDEF domain-containing response regulator, with amino-acid sequence MKVLVADDDFGSRLVAKAAVEQSGHECIVAADGSSAWELYKRHRPQVVVTDLMMPGLNGLELCRAIRSAEEDSYTYLVLVTSKDSREDVVAGMKAGADDYVAKPLDPFALHTRLLVAQRVTSLHTDLARYRAALAEQARTDPLTKLHNRLKLSEDLEQLHYRSSRYGTDYSLAICDVDNFKRYNDLYGHQAGDLALQSVAASLAGEGRESDGIYRFGGEEFLFLLPGQTVSGAETRLTRALEAVRDLGIAHSGNPSGTLTLSAGLSAFVPDHRVSSERLLKEADMALYTAKSAGRNRVEVAPEVRQHTRS; translated from the coding sequence ATGAAGGTCCTGGTGGCGGACGACGACTTCGGTTCGCGCCTGGTGGCGAAGGCGGCAGTAGAGCAGTCCGGCCACGAATGCATCGTGGCCGCGGACGGCAGCTCCGCCTGGGAGCTGTACAAGCGACACCGGCCGCAAGTCGTCGTGACTGACCTGATGATGCCCGGGCTCAACGGGCTGGAGCTCTGCCGCGCCATCCGCAGCGCGGAAGAAGACTCCTACACCTATCTTGTCCTTGTCACCTCGAAGGATTCACGTGAGGACGTCGTCGCGGGCATGAAGGCCGGTGCTGATGACTACGTGGCCAAGCCGCTTGACCCGTTCGCTTTGCATACCCGGCTGCTGGTGGCGCAAAGGGTGACTTCGCTGCATACGGATCTTGCGCGCTACCGTGCCGCGCTCGCGGAGCAAGCGCGGACCGATCCCCTGACGAAGCTCCACAACCGGCTGAAGCTCTCAGAGGACCTGGAACAGCTGCACTACAGAAGCAGCCGCTACGGAACGGACTACAGCCTGGCCATCTGTGACGTGGACAATTTCAAGCGATACAACGATCTTTACGGCCACCAGGCCGGTGACCTCGCTTTGCAGTCGGTTGCGGCATCCCTTGCCGGCGAAGGGCGCGAAAGCGACGGAATCTACCGCTTCGGCGGGGAGGAGTTCCTCTTCCTGCTGCCCGGCCAGACGGTATCCGGCGCTGAAACAAGGCTCACACGGGCGCTGGAGGCCGTGCGGGACCTGGGCATTGCGCATTCCGGAAACCCCTCGGGCACCCTGACCTTGAGCGCCGGTCTCTCGGCCTTTGTGCCCGACCACCGGGTCAGCAGCGAACGGCTCCTCAAAGAAGCCGACATGGCGTTGTACACGGCCAAGTCCGCCGGCCGGAACCGCGTGGAAGTCGCGCCGGAAGTTCGTCAACACACCCGGAGCTGA